One Dethiosulfovibrio faecalis genomic window, AGAGGGATGCTCTTCCGCAGAGCTGTACTTGCCGGAAGACAGAGCACCGAAGGCGATTTGCCCTTTACATGGCGGATCTCCCATGATGGCGATGGAGGATCCCAACGCTCCCAGATTACTTCTGCTTCCTCAGGATCGCTCCTTCCAGTTGGGAGAGATGACCGTTCCGTCGGAAGTCGCTCCGTCTACGATACCGCCATCCATTCCCGCTCATGTTCCTCAGGGAATTGCGCCTGCCACCGATCCATATGCCGATGAACGCGAAACTCCTGCAACGGTCGAGGATAAGTATCAGCAACTTCTCAAACAGTACGGTCTTTCAGACTGACAACTAAAAAATTGCCCCGACGGCTTAAGCCGTCGGGGCAATTTTTTAGTTCTATCCTCTAGTTTGCTTGGGTCAGCCTCATGTCCTCCAGGAGATTTTGAGAGATCTCCTCAATCGATCGATCGGTAGTATCGTAAACACGACAGCCTACCTTTATCATTATCTCTTTTGCGTAATTAAGCTCTTGGAGTATTCTCTTTTCCTGAGCATAAGCGGATATATCGGGATCCAATCCCATTATCCTCAGCCTATCCTTTCTTATTTTCATCAGCTTATCGGGACTGATCAACAATCCGACACATCTTTGAGGCATGACCTGCCAGAGAGTATCTTGAGGCGCAACCTCTGGAACCAGGGGTAAATTAGCGACTTTATATCCCTTGTTGGCCAGAAACATGGACAATGGGGTTTTCCCCGATCTAGAGACTCCCAGTACAACTATGTCCGCCGAGGGCAACAGATTTTGGCTCTTTCCATCGTCGCACTTGATGGAAAACTCAATAGCCTTTATTCTTTGAAAATACTTGTCGTCCATTCGACGAAGCAACCCCGGCTTTTGAAGTGCGTTAAACCCACTCCAAAGGGAGACGGCCCCCTGCAGAGGTCCCAAAAGATCTATCGCCATCACACCGTTTCTCTCAGCTTGGCCCATCAACTCTCTTCTGACCTCATCTGACACCAAAGTGGAGACGACCAAAGCCTCTCTTTCTTTAGCTTGCTCGATGAGAGGTTCTATTTTTTCCGGCAGATCCACGAACCTAAATCGGATGAACTCCACGTCGAGATCCTTGAACTGGGTCAATACCGCCTGAACTATATATTCAGCGGTCTCTCCGGTCGAATCGGAAACCAGGGCTATAGTTGGAGACATCTTAGACTCTCCTTATTCCGCAAGCTGTTACCTCTTAAGTCGAGAGAGATTGCCTACCTCTCGGAAAAGATCCTCACATTTTCCGAGAAGGGCCAGTCTGTTCGATCTGATCGCAGAATCTTCGTCCATAACCATAACGTCGTCGAAAAACGACGTTATGGAGGGGGAGAGCCTTGAAAGAGATTCCATCAGAAGATCCCAGTTATCCTCCTCTACCGCCCTAGAGACCGTTCGGGAACAGTCTTCAACCGCTTCGGCGAGATCCTTTTCGGCAGGCATAAGGAGTTTTGCGACCTCTACGGAACTTCCTCTCTCCTCTCCGTTCTTGGCCAGGATGTTCTGTACTCTCACGGCAGCTGTGACCAGATTGATAAACCACTGTTCTTCCTGAACGGCCTTCAACGATTCGAGGAACCTCAGCGCCTGTAGCGGGCGTCCTCCCGTGACCGAAACCGACAGCTCCGCAAGATCATGAGAGAAGTCCTTTTCCTTAAGCTGGATAAGAAGTCTTTGCCTTATGAACGAGATGAGTTCTTCCATGGGTTCTTCCTCCAGCTGGAGGGATCGGGCCGCCTCTTTTAAGAACTCGTCCAGATTTACGTCGAGGGGCAAACTCCATATTATCTCGTTTACGCAACGAACAGCCCTTCTCAGTCCGTAGGGATCCTGAGATCCCGATGGCCTAAATCCCATTTTAAAAGCCCCTACCATGTTGAAGACCCTTTCGCTCAATCCCAACACCGCTCCTATAACGTCGCTCGGCGTTTCGTCTCCTGCGCTCTTGGGAAGATACTGCTCATATACAGCCATGGCAACCCTGGGATCCTCGCCGTCTTTTAAAGCGTACTCCCTTCCCATGATTCCCTGAAGTTCCGGAAACTCATATACCATGTTGGTGACGAGATCGGATTTGGAAAGCATGGCCGCTCTCTCTATCAGTTTTATATGTTCCTCCAATCCAAGCATGGAGGTTAAACTGCGGACCAGATCAACAGTTAGCATTACTTTATCGTAAACCGATCCGAGCTTTTCCTGATATACAACGGTCTTAAGCTGATCCAGTTTAGACGCCAAAGGCTCTCGGCTGTCCTCGTTCCAGAAAAACGATGCATCCTCCAGCCTGGCCCTAAGGACCCTCTGATTCCCCTCCACTATGACGTTCATGTTAACGGCTCTGTTGTTGCTTACACCTACGAAATAAGGCATCAGTTTCCCCGAATGATCCCGGACGGGGAAATACTTCTGATGATGTTTCATAGTGGTGATAAGGACTTCTTCCGGCAACTCCAGGTATTTTTTGTCAAATTTGCCGTAAAAAGGAACAGGATATTCTACAAGAAACAGGTTTTCCTCTATCAGATCAGGATCTCTGTCTATAGTCCCGTCAATCTCTTTTTCAAGAATCGCTATAGCGGAAAGCATTTTTTCTTTCCTCTTTTTTTGATCCACTATGACGTAGTTATCGTAAAGTTTTTCCATGTAGGACGACTCCTTGGATACCGAAACGGAAGGAGCCCCCATGAATCTGTGCCCTCTCGAGATCTGGCCGGATTTTATCCCGTTTAATTCGAATGATACAACTTTATCGTCGAGGAGACAGAGGATCCACCTTATAGGCCTGGCGAACCGGACGGATGTTTTCTTCCAATACATGTTCTTCGGAAAAACAAGTCTGTTGACGATTCTACAGAGCATATCTGGCAGCAGTTCCAGGGTCTGACCGCCCCTTTGGTTCACCACGGCAAATACATAGGGGACTCCGTTGACGTCCCTTTTTTCAAGGTCCTCCACCTCTATGTTCTTGCTCTTGGCGAATCCTACGGCGGCCCTGGTGGGTGTCCCGTTCCCGTCGAACGCGCTTTTCCAGGCAGGACCTTTAAACTCTTCCGATAGATCGTCCTGACAGGAATTGAGCTTCTTTATCGAGAGCACCAGCCTCCTGGGAGTTCCGTAGGTCTCTATATTGCCACAGCTTATACGGGCCTCGGAGAACTCGGTCGAGGCTATGTCGGCCAGTTCCCTCAGGGCATGAGGCATGAAACGAGAGGGGATTTCCTCCGTACCTATCTCTAAAATCAGGTTGTTCGTCTCCATTGCGGCACCCCTCCTAAACTAACTTTCCCTTTAGCGGATAGTCCATGGCTTTACGTTGAGCGCTGTAGCTCTCGCAGCATTTTATTGCCAGAGCGCGAATTCTGGATATATACCCGGTCCTCTGAGTTACGCTTATGGCGTTTCGTGCGTCCAACATGTTGAACGTATGAGAGCATTTCAGTGTATAGTCCCACGCCGGAAGGACCAGCCCTTTATCGATTATATTGTGGGATTCTCTCTCGTACATATCGAAAAGCTTAAACAACATGTCTGTGTCGGCGATCTCGAAATTGTAGGTGGAGTGCTCTACCTCGCCTTTATGATGGACATCCCCGTAGGTCAACTCATCGTTCCAATTGAGATCATAGACATTGTCGACCTTCTGGACGAACATGGCGATTCTCTCTATTCCATAGGTCAACTCCGCCGGGACCAATGTCATGTCCACCCCGCCGACCTGCTGAAAATAGGTAAACTGAGTTATCTCCATGCCGTCCAGCCAGACTTCCCAGCCCAACCCCCATGCTCCCACAGTAGGAGATTCCCAATCGTCCTCCACGAATCGGATATCGTGTTCCGATGGGTCTATTCCTAAGGCGGCGAGGCTATCCAGATAAAGCTCCTGAACGTCGTCAGGGGCGGGCTTCAGTATCACCTGATACTGATAATAATGTTGAAGCCTGTTGGGATTTTCTCCATATCTACCGTCGGTAGGACGTCTGGAAGGCTCTACGTAGGCGACCTTCCAGGGCTCAGGCCCGATCACTCTCAGGGAGGTCGCCGGGTTCATGGTACCGGCTCCTACCTCGACATCGTAAGGCTGTTGTACGACACATCCCCGTTCCGCCCAAAAACGCTCCAGACGAAAGATTATCTCCTGAAAATTCAAATAGACCACATCCTTGCCGAAAGTTTTTTATCTAAAAGCCTTTAGGTTACTCGAAATTATACTCCTGACAGTATACAAATTCTTGCGTTTATCCTTGGATAACGCTTCCCGGGATAAATTTTTCTTATCCGTCGTAGCCCAAAAAGCGGCTGCCTCAAGAGGTATACGACCTCGCCCGCCGGGCGAACAAACAGGACACAGAAACACCCCGTCTTTCCAGGTTCCCTCGGATAGCCTTCCTCCGCAATTTCCGCAAAAGGAGAGAGAAGGGGCTGCCCCCCAGACCTTAAGGATCCGCCATAAAAATCGCAGATCCATTCCCCAGGGATCCCGCCTGTCCTCCAGAAGTTCCAAGGCCCAGAAAAAGACGGGGATTATCTCGTCGACAGGATGCTGATAGGGTAACATCTCGGACAACAATCGACACCATCCCAAGGCGAACTTAAGGGATTCCGGCATATTTCGAAGAGCCCAGAAGTCCCTCTTCACCTCTATCTCCTTCAAAAAGGAGCGATTCCTGCCTTTGTAGAATGAGAAGACTCCCCAGATCAGAGGTTCGGTACTGCCGCCCAATCTCACCCTGCCGCGGCCCCCTCCCGGCAAGGAGAGCCAATGGACGCCGTCCCCTCGAAATAGGCACATAAGACGGATATCCCCTTCAGGGCTGATCTCCCGTCTGAGAACGACCCCGGTTCGACGACGAAGTCCCTGAGTTTTTTCGATCACTCTCTATATCCGAGACGACGAAGATCCGACTCGGAGTTCCGCCAATCCTTCCTGACCTTTATCCACAGGTCCAAAAAGACTTTCCCTCCCAGGAAGCTTTCCAGGGCCTCCCGCGCCGCAGTTCCTATCTCTTTCATCTTCTCGCCGCCAGAGCCCAGTAAAATGAGCTTCTGGCCGCGGCGTTCCACGAATATAACTCCTCTTATGTAGGTATCTCTCCGTTCAGGATATTCTTCAGGCGATTTATACTCCAGGATCTCCACCGCCACGCTGTGCGGCACCTCCTGGTCGGTTCTCAAAAGCACCTGTTCCCTTATTATCTCCGCAGCCAAAAAACGGGAGGAACGGTCTATCAGCATATCCTCCATATACATAGGAGGGCCCTCCGGAATATGTTCAAGTATGAAATCCATTAGCGTCTCCAGGTTGATGTTCTCTCTGGCGGAGACGGGTAAAACATACATGGGGTTCAATTTTTTACGGTAGGTATCTATCAAGGGAAGAATCTTAGCCTTCTTGGAACCCAGGATATCCACTTTGTTTATCACCATGATAACAGGCGTGTTCGAGCTTTTGAGACGCTCGATTATATGCCTGTCCTGGCCGGTGATCCCTTCGTCCTGAGCCGAGACGACGTAGAGGATAAGGTCAGCATCGTCCAGGGCTTCCAAAGCCGAGTCGACTATGGCTTCTCCGAGACGATGCTGCGGCTTATGGATTCCCGGGGTATCTGTAAAGACGATCTGGCCGCCTTCCACATCTGCGATGCACCTTATTCTGTTTCTCGTAGTCTGAGGTTTAGGGGAGACTATCGTGGCCTTGCAGCGTAAAAGGGCGTTAACCAAGGAGGACTTGCCGACGTTAGGTCTACCGACCACGGCTACGATTCCGGATCTGTAGCCCTCGTCGAATTTGTCAGTCGTCATCCTCTACACACTCCTCTGTATCAGTTTTTCTCAACTCTACCTCCATCACTCTGTGATCCGCTAAGCTTAACACGGTAAACTCCCAAGGACCGTAAGTCACGGAGCTACCGGTGCCGGGGAAATCCCCGGACAGATCGGTTATCAATCCACCGACCGATTCCACGTCTTCCGATTCGAATGGATACCCAAGAAAATCGCTCAGATCCTCGAGGTCCATGTTTCCCTGAACCCGATAGACCCCTTCCTCTACCTCTTCTATGGCCGGAAGTTCGTGATCGTATTCATCTTGGATCTCCCCTACTATCTCCTCAAGGAGATCTTCTAGGGTTATTATCCCGGCGGTGCCACCGTACTCGTCGACCACCACCGCCATATGAATCCTTCGACTTTTCATTATGTTGAAGAGATCGGGAACCTTCATGGTCTCCGGAACAAAGAGAGCGTCCCTCTTAAGGCTGGCTACCTTCACGCCGGTTTTTCCCGAATAGAGCAACCCTATAAGGTCTTTCACGTAGAGGATCCCTATGATGTCGTCTAAGCTATCCTCGTAGATCGGTATCCTGGAATGACCGTGTTCCTCCAGATGGGGAACCAGCTCCTCGATGGTTATGTCGCTATCGACGACGTCCATATCTATGCGAGGAACCATGACCTCCGAGACCTTGGTGTCCTCGAAAGAGATTATACCGTGGATCATCCGCCTTTCCGACTCCTCTAAAGCGCCAGAAGCCTCCCCGATCGTAACTACCTGTTCTATCTCCTCTCTGGTGACGAAAGAAGCCTGCAGAGAGAGATCTACCTTGGAAATTCTGCCTATCGCGGTTACTATGCCGCCTATTACCCACACGAAGGGAGACAACACAAGGTTGGAGAATCGAATAAAATGCAGGGTCAAAAACAGGACCTTTTCGCTTCTTGCCAAAGCGAAACTCTTGGGCAGAATTTCGCCGAAGATAACTATCAACACCGTCATGGCCGTCACAGCAAGTATGACTCCATGTCTTTGAAAAACCATCACGGCAAGAGTCGTAGCCAGAGAACTAGCCGCAATGTTGACCAGATTGTTGGCGATCAGGATCGTGGTAAGGGCACTCTGGCGATCCCTCAAGAGCCAATCCAGAACCTTCCGAAAACTAACATAGCGATCTCTCAGGGCAAGCAACTTGGCTCTGCTTGTGGCGGTTATGGCCGTTTCCCCACCGCTGAAGAGTCCGGAGAGAAAGAGCAGAAAGATCACGAATATCAGGCTTTTCAAGAGGATAGTCAAAACCAGATCAACCCTCCTGCCCCAATTTTTCCATCGCTATATCTCTGTATTTTTCCTGTAGGGACCACATGGCAGCTTCTTTCTCCTGCGTATCGTGATCCCACCCTAAGAGATGAAGAACACTGTGAAAAACCATCAAGGCCATCTCTCTGTCGTAGGACTCATTTCGTTCCTCGGCGTTACGATTTACGACGGGAGCACATATGACAACATCTCCCAACGGTAGCTCGGTCCACTCCTCCGGTGGTGAGAATACTCCATCCTCCTCCCATTGAGGAAAGGAGAGTACGTCGGTAGAATCGTCGCAGTCCCGATAGGACTTGTTCAGCTGTCTCATGGTCTCCTCATCAACGGTGGCTATCGATACGGACACTGAATCCCTCATGCGCCACTGTGGCCAGACCTCGTCGAAAAGCTGAGCTATGCAGAGAGAGAGAACCTCCTCGTCAAGTATCGCAGACGGTCGAGGGTCACCCTCGTCGTTTGAGATGCCAATCTCCAGTTTCATCACATCTGTCCATCCTTTCCAGTTTCCGGTGTTTTGTCTTCCTGCAACGGTACGATGTTTCTGGTATGGTACATCGATTTTAACGTCTGAAGCATTACTTCCTTTATCTTAGCCAAATCCAACAGGGTAAATCCGGTCTCGTCAAGCTGACCATCTCTCAACTTGGATTCGGTAACCCCGTCGACTATTTCCTTCAGGTCCATGAAACTCTTTATGTTATCCCTCTCCGCTCTGACCGCCGCCTCTATCGAATCGGCCAACATGACCAATCCGGTCTCCTTCGTCTTAGGCCTGGGACCGGGATACCTGAACTGACTCTCGGAAGGGTCGAGTCCCATCTTTTTCGCCTTTTTATAGAAATATCCCAGACAGGTCGTGCCATGGTGCTCCGCGATAAAGCGTCTTATCCCCTCAGGTAATTTGTTCTCCATGGCCAAGTCCAGTCCCTCTCTCACATGAGACACTATCACGAGGGCCGACATAACGGGAGAGATATCATCGTGAGCGTTTTTAGATCCAAACTGATTTTCCACGAAAAACTGCGGACGCTTCAACTTTCCTATATCGTGAAAGAAAGCTCCGGATTTTACCAGTCTGGAGTTAAGTCCCAATGCATCGGACGACGCCTCGGCAAGTATAGCAACCATTTGAGAATGATGATAGGTTCCCGGTGCCTCTATTTGAAGCCTTTTCTGGAGAGGATGGTCGGGTTGACAAAGTTCTATTAGGCGCAGAGGCGACAGGACGTCGAACAGCCCCTCCGTCAAAGGAAGGATTATCATCGTTAAGGTTCCCCAAAGAACCGACAGAAGAAGGACCTGCAGGGGGAAGACATAGTCGAAGGGACTGTTGAATATCCATCTCGACAATAAGAGGACCGCTCCTGAGACCAGGCCGAGCTGCACCATACAGAGCCAAAGGCTCGATCTGGAATCGATCCTCCTGAATAGGATTTCTCCTACCCCGGCGACGACCGCCCCTATCAATAGGATTTCTCCTGACGATATCGGAGTGACGTCGAAAAAAAGAGACGCCAACAGAAGGGTCCCAGCCAAAACAGTGGCTCTGGCCTTTCGATGGGGCATCGTTACATAGGCTATTCCTGCCATGGGCACTATGCCGAGCCCCGTCATCCCGTAAAAGGCGGATAAAAGTCCCATTGCGAGGCACAACGCAAAGAGAAAAGCCATAAAGCCAGCTTTTCTCTCGTCCCATAGGCTGAGGACGTTTTTTTGGGTCCAGACAAAAACCAATATGACCGAAAAAAAGATTACAAAAAGGGTCTTAATAGGAAAATTCGCCTCAGGATACCCCTGCCTTCTCAACAGCTCGGTAATTTGAGGGGTGATCGTCTCCCCTTTGGAAACTATTACCTCTCCGGTCTGAATCTCTTTCGACACCGTCTCTACCGCGTCCGCAACGATATCTCTCAATCTGTCAGTGATGCCCGATTCTCCCGAGACAGCCGGTATAAGGATTCCCGACAAAACCTGCACGGCTATATTGGCCTCTCCAGGATTCAAACCGCTATTATCCAGGACACGCCATAGATAGTCTTCAGAAACACCCTGCAGAGAGTCTCTGTAGGTATCCGATTCGGAGACCTCCAAACCGGTTTTAGAGGTGACTTTAAGCAGGAGATCTCGCCTTTCGACCGGGAGAGCCCTAATAAGCTCGATGAAAGCTTGAGAAAGTCCGGCCTCCTCCAGACGACCTTCACCTATCAGAGAAAGTCTCTCCTGGGCTTCCTTTATCTGACCAGTCTTTCTCACCA contains:
- a CDS encoding pyruvate, water dikinase regulatory protein translates to MSPTIALVSDSTGETAEYIVQAVLTQFKDLDVEFIRFRFVDLPEKIEPLIEQAKEREALVVSTLVSDEVRRELMGQAERNGVMAIDLLGPLQGAVSLWSGFNALQKPGLLRRMDDKYFQRIKAIEFSIKCDDGKSQNLLPSADIVVLGVSRSGKTPLSMFLANKGYKVANLPLVPEVAPQDTLWQVMPQRCVGLLISPDKLMKIRKDRLRIMGLDPDISAYAQEKRILQELNYAKEIMIKVGCRVYDTTDRSIEEISQNLLEDMRLTQAN
- the glyS gene encoding glycine--tRNA ligase subunit beta, which gives rise to METNNLILEIGTEEIPSRFMPHALRELADIASTEFSEARISCGNIETYGTPRRLVLSIKKLNSCQDDLSEEFKGPAWKSAFDGNGTPTRAAVGFAKSKNIEVEDLEKRDVNGVPYVFAVVNQRGGQTLELLPDMLCRIVNRLVFPKNMYWKKTSVRFARPIRWILCLLDDKVVSFELNGIKSGQISRGHRFMGAPSVSVSKESSYMEKLYDNYVIVDQKKRKEKMLSAIAILEKEIDGTIDRDPDLIEENLFLVEYPVPFYGKFDKKYLELPEEVLITTMKHHQKYFPVRDHSGKLMPYFVGVSNNRAVNMNVIVEGNQRVLRARLEDASFFWNEDSREPLASKLDQLKTVVYQEKLGSVYDKVMLTVDLVRSLTSMLGLEEHIKLIERAAMLSKSDLVTNMVYEFPELQGIMGREYALKDGEDPRVAMAVYEQYLPKSAGDETPSDVIGAVLGLSERVFNMVGAFKMGFRPSGSQDPYGLRRAVRCVNEIIWSLPLDVNLDEFLKEAARSLQLEEEPMEELISFIRQRLLIQLKEKDFSHDLAELSVSVTGGRPLQALRFLESLKAVQEEQWFINLVTAAVRVQNILAKNGEERGSSVEVAKLLMPAEKDLAEAVEDCSRTVSRAVEEDNWDLLMESLSRLSPSITSFFDDVMVMDEDSAIRSNRLALLGKCEDLFREVGNLSRLKR
- a CDS encoding glycine--tRNA ligase subunit alpha, with the protein product MNFQEIIFRLERFWAERGCVVQQPYDVEVGAGTMNPATSLRVIGPEPWKVAYVEPSRRPTDGRYGENPNRLQHYYQYQVILKPAPDDVQELYLDSLAALGIDPSEHDIRFVEDDWESPTVGAWGLGWEVWLDGMEITQFTYFQQVGGVDMTLVPAELTYGIERIAMFVQKVDNVYDLNWNDELTYGDVHHKGEVEHSTYNFEIADTDMLFKLFDMYERESHNIIDKGLVLPAWDYTLKCSHTFNMLDARNAISVTQRTGYISRIRALAIKCCESYSAQRKAMDYPLKGKLV
- the recO gene encoding DNA repair protein RecO produces the protein MIEKTQGLRRRTGVVLRREISPEGDIRLMCLFRGDGVHWLSLPGGGRGRVRLGGSTEPLIWGVFSFYKGRNRSFLKEIEVKRDFWALRNMPESLKFALGWCRLLSEMLPYQHPVDEIIPVFFWALELLEDRRDPWGMDLRFLWRILKVWGAAPSLSFCGNCGGRLSEGTWKDGVFLCPVCSPGGRGRIPLEAAAFWATTDKKNLSREALSKDKRKNLYTVRSIISSNLKAFR
- the era gene encoding GTPase Era, with the translated sequence MTTDKFDEGYRSGIVAVVGRPNVGKSSLVNALLRCKATIVSPKPQTTRNRIRCIADVEGGQIVFTDTPGIHKPQHRLGEAIVDSALEALDDADLILYVVSAQDEGITGQDRHIIERLKSSNTPVIMVINKVDILGSKKAKILPLIDTYRKKLNPMYVLPVSARENINLETLMDFILEHIPEGPPMYMEDMLIDRSSRFLAAEIIREQVLLRTDQEVPHSVAVEILEYKSPEEYPERRDTYIRGVIFVERRGQKLILLGSGGEKMKEIGTAAREALESFLGGKVFLDLWIKVRKDWRNSESDLRRLGYRE
- a CDS encoding hemolysin family protein, translating into MTILLKSLIFVIFLLFLSGLFSGGETAITATSRAKLLALRDRYVSFRKVLDWLLRDRQSALTTILIANNLVNIAASSLATTLAVMVFQRHGVILAVTAMTVLIVIFGEILPKSFALARSEKVLFLTLHFIRFSNLVLSPFVWVIGGIVTAIGRISKVDLSLQASFVTREEIEQVVTIGEASGALEESERRMIHGIISFEDTKVSEVMVPRIDMDVVDSDITIEELVPHLEEHGHSRIPIYEDSLDDIIGILYVKDLIGLLYSGKTGVKVASLKRDALFVPETMKVPDLFNIMKSRRIHMAVVVDEYGGTAGIITLEDLLEEIVGEIQDEYDHELPAIEEVEEGVYRVQGNMDLEDLSDFLGYPFESEDVESVGGLITDLSGDFPGTGSSVTYGPWEFTVLSLADHRVMEVELRKTDTEECVEDDD
- the ybeY gene encoding rRNA maturation RNase YbeY, translated to MKLEIGISNDEGDPRPSAILDEEVLSLCIAQLFDEVWPQWRMRDSVSVSIATVDEETMRQLNKSYRDCDDSTDVLSFPQWEEDGVFSPPEEWTELPLGDVVICAPVVNRNAEERNESYDREMALMVFHSVLHLLGWDHDTQEKEAAMWSLQEKYRDIAMEKLGQEG
- a CDS encoding HD family phosphohydrolase encodes the protein MRSFRGLWLPMKDMKKDKEKNKRQETVRQQPKAEDRSHERLKATYLSLSALLVVACLLLVFRWVSIDIDRAFVEGLPATRNYFALFNMRYEDDKETEQLRDFSKNSIVDVLVRKTGQIKEAQERLSLIGEGRLEEAGLSQAFIELIRALPVERRDLLLKVTSKTGLEVSESDTYRDSLQGVSEDYLWRVLDNSGLNPGEANIAVQVLSGILIPAVSGESGITDRLRDIVADAVETVSKEIQTGEVIVSKGETITPQITELLRRQGYPEANFPIKTLFVIFFSVILVFVWTQKNVLSLWDERKAGFMAFLFALCLAMGLLSAFYGMTGLGIVPMAGIAYVTMPHRKARATVLAGTLLLASLFFDVTPISSGEILLIGAVVAGVGEILFRRIDSRSSLWLCMVQLGLVSGAVLLLSRWIFNSPFDYVFPLQVLLLSVLWGTLTMIILPLTEGLFDVLSPLRLIELCQPDHPLQKRLQIEAPGTYHHSQMVAILAEASSDALGLNSRLVKSGAFFHDIGKLKRPQFFVENQFGSKNAHDDISPVMSALVIVSHVREGLDLAMENKLPEGIRRFIAEHHGTTCLGYFYKKAKKMGLDPSESQFRYPGPRPKTKETGLVMLADSIEAAVRAERDNIKSFMDLKEIVDGVTESKLRDGQLDETGFTLLDLAKIKEVMLQTLKSMYHTRNIVPLQEDKTPETGKDGQM